Proteins found in one Triticum aestivum cultivar Chinese Spring chromosome 4D, IWGSC CS RefSeq v2.1, whole genome shotgun sequence genomic segment:
- the LOC123100167 gene encoding uncharacterized protein, translating into MTSRAMLRSCAGHGARTVASPRTATPPHRGRRQHLLRPRSSAKKSPQEAERGGGNANNGLAGALPSKTVLLRAGAVLFALGFVDAGYSGDWSRIGAISKDTEELLKLGAYAVVPLCLALALRMPGDGGSES; encoded by the exons ATGACAAGCAGAGCAATGCTGCGCTCCTGCGCCGGCCACGGCGCCAGGACGGTCGCCTCTCCGCGCACGGCCACGCCGCCGCACCGCGGCAGGCGCCAGCACCTCCTCCGCCCGCGCAGCAGCGCAAAGAAGTCCCCCCAGGAAGCAGAGCGAGGCGGGGGCAACGCCAACAACGGCCTCGCCGGCGCGCTCCCCAGCAAGACCGTGCTCCTGCGCGCCGGCGCGGTTCTCTTCGCCCTCGGCTTCGTCGACGCCGG GTACAGCGGCGACTGGTCCCGCATCGGCGCCATCTCCAAGGACACCGAGGAGCTGCTCAAGCTCGGGGCCTACGCCGTCGTGCCTCTCTGCCTGGCCCTCGCACTCCGGATGCCCGGAGACGGCGGCAGTGAATCTTAG
- the LOC123100168 gene encoding B3 domain-containing protein Os03g0212300: MEGFEFFQIILDNSSSRLRLPDKFTRVLLDGGKPQEVKLREAGHRRRFWDVKVVLDADGHMYLGRGWEQFARAHGLRLGYFLVFSYDGDAVLTVKVFDVSMCRRHYQHDGDTSSGSSSDGDSGSSNTSDGGGGGNNWSLAEMDVEDGPTGQFSAMLRKCNLGMKQEQYLNVPVDFQLAHGYAERSKVELRMRGKSWLVHLKHNPKTGGRSRASFRYGWHQFCVDNALGVGDTCFFRALRQGSAGGGGEDHLLKVEVRKRDGSFLV; the protein is encoded by the exons atggaaggtttcgagttcttccAGATCATACTTGACAACTCCTCGAGCAGGCTG aggctgcctgacaagttTACCAGGGTGCTACTAGACGGCGGCAAGCCCCAGGAAGTGAAGCTACGGGAGGCCGGTCATAGGCGTCGCTTCTGGGACGTGAAGGTGGTGCTGGAcgccgacggccacatgtacctagggCGCGGCTGGGAGCAGTTCGCCCGTGCGCACGGCCTGCGGCTCGGCTACTTCCTCGTCTTCAGCTACGACGGCGACGCCGTGCTCACCGTCAAGGTGTTCGACGTGAGCATGTGCCGCAGGCACTACCAGCACGACGGTGACACCA GCAGTGGGAGCAGCAGCGACGGTGACAGTGGGAGCAGCAACAccagcgacggcggcggtggtggaaacAACTGGAGCCTGGCGGAGATGGACGTCGAGGACGGGCCGACGGGGCAGTTCAGCGCCATGCTGAGGAAATGCAACCTAGGCATGAAGCAGGAACAGTACCTG AACGTGCCGGTGGATTTCCAGCTCGCGCACGGGTACGCGGAGAGGAGCAAGGTGGAGCTGCGGATGCGCGGCAAGTCGTGGCTCGTGCACCTGAAGCACAACCCCAAGACGGGTGGCAGGTCCCGCGCGTCGTTTAGGTACGGGTGGCACCAGTTCTGCGTCGACAACGCCCTCGGCGTGGGCGACACCTGCTTCTTCCGAGCGCTCCGGCAAGgtagcgccggcggcggcggcgaggaccaCCTTCTCAAGGTGGAGGTGAGGAAGCGAGACGGCAGCTTCCTGGTCTGA
- the LOC123098295 gene encoding zinc finger MYM-type protein 1: protein MKKSGIASSSIFAMWEKASKARKMDEVSTPNQTVAASSTCTSPVHIESNLQLVLWQEPESRGETSTPHVQHEQEPESRGETSTPHVQDDESIDEDDEPMQADLEALEHDPGMQIPISVYAVNDQDRVRRRYIEMGSCQPKNHKFKFTNKSGKECRFCRVWFKEFPWIEYSVEKDRAFCFVCYLFKDKTRCPGGDAFVKKGFNNWNMKSRLKKHEGEVCSAHAEAQEKYDRFTTPQTSIRESISSNTSQYKALYKQRLTWTLKCVRFLLRQGLAFRGHDESEDSLNAGNFLELLNWLAGNFEEVDRVVLKNAPRNCKMTHHDIQQEVIKCCAQETTKLVIQELDGGHFAILADESSDVYQNEQLAVCLRYVDKKGRAVVRFLGLAHVEDTTSLTIKAAIQKMLMDYNLTFAMVRGQGYDGASNMRGNVNGLKKLIMDESPSAYYVHCFAHQLQLTLVAVAKESGDCTWFFQQLAHLLNALGMSCKKMRMLRIAQAEELIDALELEEVETGSGLNQELGLGRPCDTRWGSHFKTVNHVISMYGALRRVLCKIGDEYHGVEAQAALSIETVFRSFEFVFMAHLMQEIFGYTDELCRALQKQDEDIVHAIELVRDTKYYLEALRTDAGWDDFLTKVTSFCTKHKIKVVDMEGPYFPVGRPRRGLCNGPINYHRFKVDMFVGVIDRQISELNGRFDEVNTELLSCMAAFCPLHLFAAYDQEKLVRLATKF, encoded by the coding sequence ATGAAGAAGAGTGGAATTGCTAGCAGTAGCATATTTGCAATGTGGGAAAAGGCTTCAAAGGCAAGGAAAATGGATGAAGTATCCACACCGAATCAGACAGTAGCTGCATCTAGTACATGTACTTCTCCTGTTCATATTGAGAGCAATTTACAATTGGTGTTATGGCAAGAACCAGAGAGTAGAGGAGAAACCTCAACACCTCATGTACAACATGAGCAAGAACCAGAGAGTAGAGGAGAAACCTCAACACCTCATGTACAAGATGATGAAtctattgatgaagatgatgaaccgATGCAAGCAGATTTGGAGGCACTCGAACATGATCCTGGAATGCAGATTCCCATCTCAGTGTATGCTGTCAATGACCAAGATAGAGTAAGAAGGAGATATATTGAGATGGGGTCATGTCAACCAAAGAATCATAAGTTCAAGTTTACAAATAAAAGTGGAAAAGAGTGTCGCTTTTGCCGTGTTTGGTTTAAAGAATTTCCATGGATTGAGtatagtgtggaaaaagataggGCTTTCTGCTTTGTTTGCTATTTGTTCAAGGATAAAACAAGATGTCCCGGTGGAGATGCTTTTGTGAAGAAGGGATTTAATAACTGGAACATGAAGtcgagattgaagaaacatgaaggtGAGGTTTGTAGTGCTCATGCTGAAGCTCAAGAGAAGTATGATAGGTTCACTACACCACAAACATCAATTCGGGAGTCTATTTCTTCAAACACCTCACAATACAAAGCTTTGTATAAACAGCGTTTGACATGGACACTCAAGTGTGTGAGATTTCTGTTGCGGCAAGGCTTGGCATTTAGAGGACATGATGAAAGTGAAGACTCACTAAATGCAGGAAATTTCCTCGAGCTTCTAAATTGGCTAGCAGGAAATTTTGAAGAGGTTGACAGGGTTGTTCTCAAGAATGCTCCACGGAACTGCAAGATGACTCACCATGATATACAACAAGAGGTGATAAAATGTTGTGCACAAGAGACTACTAAACTAGTCATTCAAGAACTTGATGGTGGTCATTTTGCAATACTTGCAGATGAGTCTAGTGATGTGTATCAGAATGAACAGTTGGCTGTTTGCTTGCGTTATGTTGATAAGAAAGGAAGGGCGGTTGTAAGATTTCTTGGTCTTGCTCATGTTGAAGATACTACCTCTTTGACAATAAAAGCTGCAATTCAAAAAATGCTTATGGACTACAATTTGACCTTTGCGATGGTTCGTGGGCAAGGATATGATGGAGCTAGCAACATGAGAGGTAATGTTAATGGCCTGAAAAAACTGATTATGGATGAGTCCCCTTCTGCCTACTATGTTCATTGTTTTGCCCATCAACTACAGTTAACTCTTGTTGCTGTTGCTAAGGAGAGTGGTGATTGTACTTGGTTCTTTCAGCAGCTTGCACACTTGttaaatgctcttggcatgtcttgTAAAAAGATGAGAATGCTTCGGATAGCTCAGGCtgaagaactcattgatgcattggAATTGGAAGAAGTAGAAACAGGGAGTGGGCTGAATCAGGAACTGGGTTTGGGAAGGCCATGTGATACACGTTGGGGCTCTCACTTCAAAACTGTGAACCATGTCATCTCTATGTATGGTGCACTACGACGAGTCCTTTGCAAGATTGGAGACGAGTACCATGGTGTGGAGGCACAAGCGGCTCTATCCATAGAGACAGTATTTCGATCATTTGAGTTTGTTTTCATGGCACACTTGATGCAAGAAATATTTGGATACACAGATGAGTTGTGTAGAGCTTTGCAAAAGCAAGACGAAGATATTGTTCATGCTATTGAGCTTGTTCGTGACACAAAGTATTACTTGGAGGCTTTGAGGACCGATGCTGGATGGGATGATTTTCTCACAAAGGTCACATCTTTTTGTACAAAGCATAAGATCAAAGTTGTTGATATGGAGGGTCCTTACTTTCCCGTTGGCCGGCCTAGAAGGGGTTTATGTAATGGTCCAATCAATTACCACCGCTTCAAGGTTGATATGTTTGTGGGTGTCATTGATAGGCAAATCAGTGAGCTGAATGGCAGATTTGATGAGGTAAACACAGAACTACTTTCTTGCATGGCAGCATTCTGTCCACTTCATCTATTTGCTGCTTATGACCAAGAGAAGTTGGTTAGGCTTGCTACAAAGTTTTAA